The Deltaproteobacteria bacterium DNA segment ATGCAGGCCGAAAATCTCCAGAAAGGCGGCGGTGGTGCCGTAGAGAATCGGCCGCCCCGGATCTTCGCTCCGGCCGACCACGCGCACCAGATCGCGCTCCAATAGTGTGCGCAAAACTCCGCCGCTCTCCACGCCGCGGATCTCTTCCACCCGCGCGCGGGTAACCGGCTGTTGATAGGCGGCAATCGCCAGCGTTTCAAGGCCGGGGGCGGAAAGGCGGTTGGGAGCGGCTTTATATAAGGCTTTGACAAAAGGGGTTACCTCCGGCCGCGTCCGGAACTGAAAGCCCTTCGCCACCTCCACCAGCTCAAAACCACGGCCTGTCCCCTGCCGGTATTCCCCGACTATTTCCATGAGACAATCCTTGATCTCCCCTTTCGAGATCTCTCCTTCGAGCTTCCCCTTCATCTGTTCCAGCTGGGCAACCGCATCGTTTTCCGGTGACGGCATTTGCGGCATCGCACCGTCGGCCGGTTTTTCCCGATCGGAAGGTTTCCCCACACCA contains these protein-coding regions:
- the scpB gene encoding SMC-Scp complex subunit ScpB gives rise to the protein MNKNELRAVVESLLFMSTEPLTVSDIKKIIDGVGKPSDREKPADGAMPQMPSPENDAVAQLEQMKGKLEGEISKGEIKDCLMEIVGEYRQGTGRGFELVEVAKGFQFRTRPEVTPFVKALYKAAPNRLSAPGLETLAIAAYQQPVTRARVEEIRGVESGGVLRTLLERDLVRVVGRSEDPGRPILYGTTAAFLEIFGLHALSDLPTLKDLELIDQGAPVSQGGSSEGDETAEGLFAEPSDSDFGAEDEGSHELIEDLENSLRGLRDLEKKIFTPDENQPTDQPSMSNDKVQMSKE